One window of the Takifugu rubripes chromosome 13, fTakRub1.2, whole genome shotgun sequence genome contains the following:
- the LOC105419759 gene encoding uncharacterized protein isoform X2 has protein sequence MASILMFIIQGFRRKELILKLITRGCKCDEFILKLNDKRCSCDEMTLKLIDQGCRCDKSQFTLNTQEGKCDVLIFKSITERCSCEKSTLKLITQGCRCDESKFTFNIQGCKCGKSKFTQGWDECIKKTFTSFVPAIVWLILLFFDGQYFTCAMTYWEGRLDKAASQKWCEPISEGDVTRQELMLRSQEWNAMSQVIGMSLLLLICVGLTVYLIRECCQQRKKLRLRSAGSGSQVPGTPPKTTYTAHHTQCAERHTL, from the exons ATGGCCTCCATCTTGATGTTTATCATTCAAGGATTCAGACGTAAAGAGTTAATCTTAAAGTTGATCACTCGAGGATGCAAATGTGATGAGTTCATTTTGAAGTTGAACGATAAAAGATGCAGCTGTGATGAGATGACCTTGAAGTTGATCGATCAAGGATGCAGATGTGACAAGTCCCAATTTACGTTGAACACTCAAGAAGGCAAATGTGACGTGTTAATCTTTAAGTCGATCACTGAAAGATGCAGCTGTGAAAAGTCCACCTTGAAGTTGATCACTCAAGGATGCAGATGTGATGAGTCCAAATTTACCTTCAACATTCAAGGATGCAAATGTGGCAAGTCCAAATTTACTCAAGGATGGGATGAGTGCATCAAGAAGACTTTCACCAGTTTCGTGCCTGCTATCGTGTGGCTGATCTTGTTGTTCTTCGACGGCCAGTACTTCACCTGTGCTATGACATACTGGGAGGGTAGACTTGACAAGGCAGCTTCACAGAAGTGGTGTGAGCCAATTAGTGAAGGAGATGTCACCAGACAAGAGCTGATGCTCCGCTCACAAGAGTGGAATGCTATGTCTCAG GTTATTGGCatgagcctcctcctcctcatctgtgtGGGTCTCACAGTGTACCTAATCAGAGAATGTTGCCAACAAAGGAAGAAGCTCAGGCTCAGGAGCGCAGGCTCAGGCTCTCAGGTCCCAGGAACTCCTCCTAAGACCACTTACACCGCCCACCACACCCAATGTGCTGAAAGGCACACTTTGTAA
- the LOC105419759 gene encoding uncharacterized protein isoform X1, whose product MEAKKQWFSKLKDAFSKSPLMSNAVFGFILTGLEKLVELEFECPCSPTWNKLLSSLFFIVPTIMASILMFIIQGFRRKELILKLITRGCKCDEFILKLNDKRCSCDEMTLKLIDQGCRCDKSQFTLNTQEGKCDVLIFKSITERCSCEKSTLKLITQGCRCDESKFTFNIQGCKCGKSKFTQGWDECIKKTFTSFVPAIVWLILLFFDGQYFTCAMTYWEGRLDKAASQKWCEPISEGDVTRQELMLRSQEWNAMSQVIGMSLLLLICVGLTVYLIRECCQQRKKLRLRSAGSGSQVPGTPPKTTYTAHHTQCAERHTL is encoded by the exons ATGGAAGCTAAAAAACAATGGTTTTCCAAACTGAAAGATGCATTTAGCAAGAGTCCTCTTATGTCAAATGCGGTTTTTGGGTTTATCCTCACGGGactagagaagctggtggagctggagtttgAGTGTCCTTGCAGTCCTACATGGAACAAACTGTTGTCATCTTTATTCTTCATCGTTCCCACCATCATGGCCTCCATCTTGATGTTTATCATTCAAGGATTCAGACGTAAAGAGTTAATCTTAAAGTTGATCACTCGAGGATGCAAATGTGATGAGTTCATTTTGAAGTTGAACGATAAAAGATGCAGCTGTGATGAGATGACCTTGAAGTTGATCGATCAAGGATGCAGATGTGACAAGTCCCAATTTACGTTGAACACTCAAGAAGGCAAATGTGACGTGTTAATCTTTAAGTCGATCACTGAAAGATGCAGCTGTGAAAAGTCCACCTTGAAGTTGATCACTCAAGGATGCAGATGTGATGAGTCCAAATTTACCTTCAACATTCAAGGATGCAAATGTGGCAAGTCCAAATTTACTCAAGGATGGGATGAGTGCATCAAGAAGACTTTCACCAGTTTCGTGCCTGCTATCGTGTGGCTGATCTTGTTGTTCTTCGACGGCCAGTACTTCACCTGTGCTATGACATACTGGGAGGGTAGACTTGACAAGGCAGCTTCACAGAAGTGGTGTGAGCCAATTAGTGAAGGAGATGTCACCAGACAAGAGCTGATGCTCCGCTCACAAGAGTGGAATGCTATGTCTCAG GTTATTGGCatgagcctcctcctcctcatctgtgtGGGTCTCACAGTGTACCTAATCAGAGAATGTTGCCAACAAAGGAAGAAGCTCAGGCTCAGGAGCGCAGGCTCAGGCTCTCAGGTCCCAGGAACTCCTCCTAAGACCACTTACACCGCCCACCACACCCAATGTGCTGAAAGGCACACTTTGTAA
- the LOC115252179 gene encoding uncharacterized protein: MEPKKQWLARLKNEISNSPLVSNVAFGFILMGLEKLVELEFECPCNPKWNGLFSSAFFIVPAIMAFILMLIIQGRRHKELILKFIAQGCKCDEFFFKLDDKRCSCDEKTLKLINQKCSCDKSQFTLNTQEGKCDELILKSITGRCSCDKSTLKLITKGCSCDKSTLKLITKGCSCDESTLKLITKGCSCDESTLKLIKQVCSCDESTVTLITQGCRCGKSKFTQKVKRDEWLKKTVSTFVPAIVWLILLFLDGQYFACAKTDWEGRFVLVDKAAPQKWCEPISEGNFTTQELMLRSQEWIVMSQVIAILLLIFICMGLTVYLIRNSCQEKKQTDPTEEMQLSEVRSGCFDKTFSPKAACAFSCSF, from the exons ATGGAACCTAAAAAACAATGGCTTGCCaggctgaaaaatgaaattagcaACAGTCCTCTTGTGTCAAATGTGGCTTTTGGGTTTATCCTCATGGGactagagaagctggtggagctggagtttgAGTGTCCTTGCAATCCTAAATGGAACGGACTGTTTTCATCAGCATTCTTCATCGTTCCCGCCATCATGGCCTTCATCTTGATGTTGATCATTCAAGGACGCAGACATAAAGAGTTAATCTTAAAGTTTATCGCTCAAGGATGCAAATGTGATGAGTTCTTTTTTAAGTTGGACGATAAAAGATGCAGCTGTGATGAGAAGACCTTGAAGTTGATCAATCAAAAATGCAGCTGTGACAAGTCCCAATTTACGTTGAACACTCAAGAAGGCAAATGTGATGAGTTAATTTTGAAGTCGATCACTGGAAGATGCAGCTGTGATAAGTCCACCTTGAAGTTGATCACTAAAGGATGCAGCTGTGATAAGTCCACCTTGAAGTTGATCACTAAAGGATGCAGCTGTGATGAGTCCACCTTGAAGTTGATCACTAAAGGATGCAGCTGTGATGAGTCCACCTTGAAGTTGATCAAGCAAGTATGCAGCTGTGATGAGTCCACCGTGACGTTGATCACTCAAGGATGCAGATGTGGCAAGTCCAAATTTACTCAAAAAGTCAAACGTGATGAGTGGTTGAAGAAGACTGTGTCCACTTTCGTGCCTGCTATCGTGTGGCTGATCTTGTTGTTCCTCGACGGCCAGTACTTCGCCTGTGCTAAGACAGACTGGGAGGGTAGATTTGTACTCGTTGACAAGGCAGCTCCACAGAAGTGGTGTGAGCCAATTAGTGAAGGAAATTTCACCACACAAGAGCTGATGCTCCGCTCACAAGAGTGGATTGTTATGTCTCAG GTTATAGCCAtactcctcctcatcttcatctgtaTGGGTCTCACAGTGTACCTAATCAGAAATAGTTgccaagagaagaagcagacggaTCCCACTGAGGAAATGCAACTTTCAGAAGTGCGGTCAGGATGCTTTGACAAAACGTTTTCCCCTAAAGCAGCTTGTGCGTTTTCTTGTTCTTTCTGA